A window of the Verrucomicrobiota bacterium genome harbors these coding sequences:
- the murG gene encoding undecaprenyldiphospho-muramoylpentapeptide beta-N-acetylglucosaminyltransferase: MTPAPAKPFVALACGGTGGHLFPGIAVATELRARGADCVLLISRKDVDHEAARTAPEIEAVALPAVGWDWRHPVRFAGAALRSHAEARGLFKQRKPSAVLAMGGFTSLPAAVAGRRGGAKIFLHESNAVPGRANRLLSRIADEAFTGFDSAAAQLAATRVTLTGTPVRAQFQPQDSAAARAALGLDPSQPVLLVMGGSQGARGVNDLVLAALPAITESAPGLQLVHLTGPGDEPKALAALAKLRVRAVVRPFFARMELAMSAATVAVSRAGASTLAELAALRVPSVLVPYPHAADNHQWFNARAFERTGAARMLWNHHATPADLARTVLELLAQAAARDAISSALAQWHQPGAAARIAGRILAAIGLAVDAPRPAAPQRPGCSGDPGLLRETLLHTAS, encoded by the coding sequence ATGACCCCGGCGCCCGCCAAGCCGTTTGTCGCCCTCGCCTGCGGAGGCACCGGCGGGCACCTGTTCCCCGGCATCGCCGTCGCCACCGAGCTTCGAGCCCGCGGCGCGGATTGCGTGCTGCTCATCTCGCGGAAGGACGTGGATCACGAAGCCGCGCGCACCGCGCCCGAGATCGAAGCTGTCGCGCTCCCGGCCGTCGGGTGGGACTGGCGGCACCCGGTCCGCTTTGCGGGCGCCGCGTTGCGCAGCCACGCCGAGGCGCGCGGACTTTTCAAGCAGCGCAAGCCGTCTGCCGTGCTCGCGATGGGAGGGTTCACGAGCCTGCCCGCGGCCGTCGCCGGCCGTCGTGGTGGCGCCAAGATTTTCCTGCACGAGTCCAACGCCGTTCCCGGCCGCGCGAACCGCCTTCTCTCGCGCATCGCGGACGAGGCGTTCACCGGCTTCGACTCCGCAGCCGCGCAACTTGCCGCGACGCGCGTCACGCTTACGGGCACGCCGGTTCGCGCGCAATTCCAGCCGCAGGATTCCGCTGCCGCGCGGGCCGCGCTTGGGCTCGACCCCTCGCAGCCCGTGTTGCTCGTGATGGGCGGCAGCCAGGGCGCGCGCGGGGTGAACGACCTCGTGCTCGCCGCGCTCCCCGCGATCACGGAGTCCGCGCCCGGATTGCAACTCGTCCACCTCACCGGCCCCGGCGACGAACCGAAGGCGCTCGCCGCGCTCGCGAAGCTGCGCGTTCGCGCCGTCGTGCGGCCCTTCTTTGCGCGGATGGAACTCGCGATGAGCGCCGCCACCGTCGCCGTGTCCCGCGCGGGCGCCTCCACGCTCGCGGAACTTGCCGCGCTGCGCGTGCCGTCCGTGCTCGTGCCATACCCGCACGCCGCCGACAATCACCAGTGGTTCAACGCGCGTGCGTTCGAGCGCACGGGCGCGGCCCGGATGTTGTGGAATCACCACGCCACGCCCGCGGACCTCGCGCGGACCGTTCTCGAATTGCTCGCGCAGGCCGCCGCGCGGGACGCGATAAGTTCCGCCCTCGCGCAATGGCACCAACCCGGCGCCGCCGCGCGCATCGCCGGGCGGATTCTTGCCGCGATCGGCCTGGCCGTCGACGCCCCGCGACCCGCCGCCCCGCAGCGTCCCGGCTGCAGCGGCGACCCGGGCTTGCTCCGCGAAACACTCCTTCACACCGCGTCATGA
- the mraY gene encoding phospho-N-acetylmuramoyl-pentapeptide-transferase: MFYYLSQWLLDAVNGTVWADWLSPLRVFRYITVRSAGAAITALALSWWLGPKVIAWLKEQKFGQNYADRAQELGNLRTRTTDKVGVPTMGGVLIVVVVDLTALLWAQWNALIVLTLVSMLVLGALGFWDDYLKITKSNAAGAAEGVKLVVQFSLALFIALYLFRMPETRDLVAKVMVPFLKNELMTNAIAGVLITVFAIVGSSNAVNLTDGLDGLAIGCTVIVTMVFVVFTYIAGNAVISKYLAVPYVAGAGELTVFCSALVGAGLGFLWFNCHPAQVFMGDTGSLAIGGVLGIIAVLIHQPFVLVIAGGVFVIEAASVLVQRSWFRYTRRKFGEGRRIFRMAPLHHHFQMLQWHESQIVTRFYIVGLLFAVVALSTLKLR, from the coding sequence ATGTTCTACTACTTGAGCCAATGGTTGCTGGACGCCGTGAACGGCACGGTGTGGGCCGACTGGCTGTCGCCGTTGCGCGTGTTCCGCTACATCACGGTGCGGAGCGCGGGCGCGGCGATCACGGCGCTGGCGTTGAGCTGGTGGCTTGGCCCGAAGGTCATCGCGTGGCTGAAGGAGCAGAAGTTCGGGCAGAATTACGCGGACCGCGCGCAGGAGTTGGGCAACCTCAGGACGCGCACGACGGACAAGGTCGGCGTGCCGACGATGGGCGGCGTGTTGATCGTGGTGGTCGTGGACTTGACGGCGCTGCTGTGGGCGCAATGGAACGCGCTGATCGTGCTCACGCTGGTCTCGATGCTCGTGCTCGGGGCGCTGGGCTTCTGGGACGACTACTTGAAGATCACGAAGAGCAACGCCGCCGGCGCGGCCGAGGGCGTGAAGCTCGTGGTGCAGTTCTCCCTCGCGCTGTTCATCGCGCTCTATCTTTTCCGCATGCCCGAGACACGCGACCTCGTGGCAAAGGTGATGGTGCCATTCCTGAAGAACGAATTGATGACCAACGCGATCGCGGGCGTGCTCATCACGGTCTTTGCGATCGTGGGCAGCTCGAACGCGGTGAACCTGACGGACGGTCTCGACGGACTGGCGATCGGCTGCACGGTCATCGTGACGATGGTGTTCGTCGTGTTCACCTACATCGCGGGCAACGCGGTCATCTCCAAGTATCTCGCGGTGCCGTATGTCGCGGGCGCGGGCGAGTTGACGGTGTTCTGCTCGGCGCTGGTCGGCGCGGGGCTGGGATTCCTGTGGTTCAACTGCCACCCGGCGCAAGTGTTCATGGGCGACACGGGTTCGCTGGCGATTGGCGGCGTGCTCGGGATCATCGCGGTGCTCATCCATCAGCCGTTCGTGCTGGTGATTGCCGGCGGCGTGTTTGTGATCGAGGCGGCCTCCGTGCTGGTGCAGCGGAGCTGGTTCAGATACACGCGCCGCAAGTTCGGCGAGGGCCGCCGGATCTTTCGAATGGCGCCGCTCCACCACCACTTTCAAATGCTCCAATGGCATGAATCACAAATCGTCACCCGTTTTTACATTGTGGGTTTGCTCTTCGCGGTGGTCGCGCTGAGCACGCTCAAGTTGCGCTAG
- the murD gene encoding UDP-N-acetylmuramoyl-L-alanine--D-glutamate ligase: MPSHANQSVLVLGLGSSGRAACLMLKAHGARVTAVDSADTPALRETAAQLAAGGVRVELGATIPPVGHFDLAVLSPGVPSTLRLVKDLAAREVPLISELELGYQHTVCLNIAITGTNGKTTTTELVERALTHSHKHTLAAGNIGTPVCDIVGRTRELDYLTVEVSSFQLEGIQHFRPSVAVLLNITPDHLDRYASMADYVRTKARLFENQQPFDWAIVQSEALAQLRSLGCKVPSKTLTFSANNRRADIWMDRSLLISRIEGWEGPLLDMERTKLRGQHNAENLMAALAVGRVLRLPLELVVESLCSYQPGEHRCELVAEVHGVKFINDSKATNLDAVAKALRSMPASRPGEPNVWLIAGGRDKGFDFHDIGPLLAHRVREAFLVGETRAKLRAAWSLFTPCAVKDTLIEAVFGAAEKAEPGDVVLLSPACSSFDQFQDYRQRGEVFRQAVKQWARATDGGASGTGPISGGAPKPASPH; the protein is encoded by the coding sequence ATGCCCTCCCACGCCAACCAATCCGTGCTCGTCCTCGGCCTCGGGTCGAGTGGACGGGCCGCGTGCCTCATGCTCAAGGCGCACGGCGCGCGGGTCACTGCCGTGGACAGCGCGGACACGCCGGCGTTGCGCGAGACGGCCGCGCAACTCGCCGCCGGGGGCGTTCGCGTGGAGTTGGGCGCGACGATTCCGCCGGTGGGGCATTTCGACCTCGCCGTCTTGAGTCCCGGCGTGCCGTCGACGCTCCGTCTGGTGAAGGACCTTGCCGCGCGCGAGGTGCCGCTCATCAGCGAGCTCGAGCTCGGCTACCAGCACACCGTCTGCCTGAACATCGCCATCACCGGCACCAACGGCAAGACCACCACCACCGAGCTTGTCGAGCGCGCCCTCACACACTCCCACAAACACACGCTTGCCGCCGGCAACATCGGCACGCCCGTGTGCGACATCGTCGGGCGCACGCGGGAGCTGGACTACCTCACGGTCGAGGTCAGTTCGTTCCAGCTCGAGGGCATCCAGCACTTCCGGCCGTCGGTCGCCGTGCTGCTCAACATCACACCGGACCACCTCGACCGCTACGCGAGCATGGCCGATTACGTGCGGACCAAGGCGCGGCTTTTCGAAAACCAGCAGCCGTTCGACTGGGCCATCGTCCAGAGCGAGGCGCTTGCGCAACTGCGGTCGCTCGGGTGCAAGGTGCCGTCCAAGACGCTCACGTTCAGCGCGAACAACCGCCGCGCCGACATCTGGATGGACCGCAGCCTCCTCATCAGCCGCATCGAAGGTTGGGAGGGGCCGTTGCTCGACATGGAGCGCACAAAACTCCGCGGCCAGCACAACGCCGAGAATCTGATGGCCGCGCTTGCGGTGGGCCGGGTCCTCCGGCTGCCGCTCGAGCTCGTGGTCGAGTCGCTCTGCTCTTACCAACCCGGCGAGCACCGGTGCGAACTCGTCGCCGAGGTCCATGGCGTGAAGTTCATCAACGACTCGAAGGCCACGAACCTCGATGCCGTGGCAAAGGCGCTCCGCTCGATGCCTGCCTCCCGGCCTGGCGAGCCCAACGTGTGGCTCATCGCCGGGGGACGCGACAAGGGATTTGATTTTCACGACATCGGGCCGCTGCTGGCGCACCGTGTGCGCGAGGCATTCCTCGTCGGCGAGACCCGCGCGAAACTGCGCGCGGCGTGGAGCCTGTTTACACCTTGCGCCGTCAAGGACACGCTGATAGAAGCTGTGTTCGGCGCGGCAGAAAAGGCGGAACCCGGCGACGTCGTGTTATTGTCGCCGGCCTGTTCGAGCTTTGACCAGTTTCAAGATTACCGACAGCGGGGAGAAGTGTTTCGACAGGCAGTCAAACAGTGGGCCCGGGCTACGGATGGTGGCGCATCCGGGACGGGCCCCATTTCTGGTGGAGCCCCCAAGCCCGCATCACCACACTGA
- a CDS encoding UDP-N-acetylmuramoyl-tripeptide--D-alanyl-D-alanine ligase encodes MDPRTLNYIADACGGELLRGIGSGLARHICTDSRRVRPGDIFLAIAGPAMDGHTFLAEAAAKGASAVIIAKSRDSAAAGSAAVIAVEDTRHAYGRLAARYRQDFALPVVAVGGSNGKTTTKELIAAVLREKFKTLASLASFNNDIGVPATLLQLESSHTAAVFEVGTNHPGELAPLVAMIRPRLGVVTSLGREHLEFFGDLDGVAREEGALAELLPPDGTLFVHGDNPGMDAITARAKCRVVRAGFDARNDWRAENVRLEEGGTVFAVKSAQAGFNGDWRFGLHGRHQVINALFAIAIGAELGVTAAQARHALEHCAPLNMRLETWKAGDITVLDDSYNANADSMLAALRTLREMPCAGRRVAVLGDMAELGAHSAAAHAEVGRGAAELGVRVLFTTGKWAAVMAEAAKSAGLKNVFVFENVPDAAQAVRAEVKPGDRVLLKASRATRLERVSAVLKADRD; translated from the coding sequence ATGGACCCACGCACGTTGAACTACATCGCGGACGCCTGCGGGGGAGAACTGCTGCGAGGCATCGGAAGCGGGCTTGCCCGGCACATCTGCACCGATTCCCGCCGTGTGCGGCCGGGCGACATCTTTCTCGCGATCGCAGGTCCTGCGATGGACGGCCACACGTTTCTTGCCGAGGCCGCGGCGAAGGGCGCTTCCGCGGTCATCATCGCAAAGTCGAGGGATTCCGCCGCGGCAGGAAGCGCCGCCGTGATCGCCGTCGAAGACACACGCCACGCTTACGGCCGGCTTGCGGCACGCTACCGTCAGGATTTCGCGCTGCCTGTCGTCGCGGTCGGCGGCTCCAACGGAAAGACCACCACCAAGGAACTCATCGCCGCGGTGCTGCGCGAGAAGTTCAAGACGCTCGCGAGCCTCGCGAGTTTCAACAACGACATCGGCGTGCCGGCGACGCTGCTGCAGCTCGAATCGTCCCACACCGCGGCCGTGTTTGAAGTCGGCACGAACCATCCCGGCGAACTCGCGCCCCTGGTGGCGATGATCCGGCCGCGCCTCGGCGTGGTCACAAGCCTCGGCCGGGAGCACCTGGAATTCTTCGGCGACCTCGACGGTGTCGCGCGCGAGGAGGGCGCGCTCGCTGAGTTGCTGCCCCCGGACGGCACGCTGTTCGTGCACGGCGACAACCCCGGCATGGACGCGATCACGGCCCGCGCCAAGTGCCGCGTCGTGCGCGCCGGATTCGATGCGCGCAACGACTGGCGCGCGGAGAATGTGCGGCTTGAGGAAGGCGGGACAGTCTTCGCGGTGAAGTCGGCACAAGCTGGATTCAACGGCGACTGGCGGTTCGGGCTGCACGGGCGGCATCAGGTCATCAACGCCCTTTTCGCCATTGCCATCGGCGCGGAGTTGGGCGTGACCGCGGCGCAGGCGCGGCATGCGCTCGAGCATTGCGCGCCGCTGAACATGCGGCTCGAGACTTGGAAAGCCGGCGACATCACGGTGCTCGACGATTCCTACAATGCGAACGCGGACTCGATGCTCGCGGCGTTGCGGACGCTGCGCGAAATGCCGTGCGCGGGGCGCCGCGTGGCCGTGCTCGGGGACATGGCCGAGTTGGGCGCGCACAGCGCCGCGGCCCACGCCGAGGTCGGACGTGGAGCCGCTGAACTCGGGGTTCGCGTGCTGTTCACCACCGGCAAGTGGGCCGCCGTGATGGCCGAAGCCGCGAAGTCCGCCGGGCTGAAAAACGTGTTCGTGTTTGAAAATGTTCCTGACGCCGCGCAAGCCGTCCGTGCCGAGGTGAAGCCGGGCGACCGCGTGTTGCTGAAGGCGTCGCGCGCGACCCGCCTCGAGCGCGTGTCCGCGGTGCTGAAGGCGGACCGGGACTGA
- a CDS encoding LysM peptidoglycan-binding domain-containing protein, which produces MSTPNPINPQGSLLEQKARKKPNLPIVVIIFLAIHAIVLGGILMSGCKKDDPGTPGTTGKGNTGSLPPINTNDWLQQPPTPITPASNPVVIPTPIAQQSNTAVITPPTPIVVTNAAPPPRTTASEIPVATPSSHVVATGDSFYSMGKKYNVPMKDIENANPGVDPKKLKLGQKINIPAPAAKAPPAGTSNGAGKAAEPGTYVVKSGDRLEKIARANNTTVARIKEANNLPTDTIKVGQKLIIPQGNGKKSNGTPAPAPAPAPVPEGGVIPPPKSP; this is translated from the coding sequence ATGAGCACTCCAAATCCCATCAACCCCCAAGGCTCCCTGCTCGAGCAGAAAGCCCGCAAGAAGCCCAACCTGCCCATCGTCGTCATCATCTTCCTGGCCATCCACGCCATCGTGCTGGGCGGCATCCTGATGAGCGGCTGCAAGAAAGACGACCCCGGCACGCCGGGCACAACGGGGAAGGGAAACACCGGCAGCCTGCCGCCGATCAACACGAACGACTGGCTCCAGCAGCCGCCGACGCCGATCACGCCGGCTTCCAATCCCGTCGTCATCCCGACGCCGATCGCCCAGCAATCCAACACCGCGGTCATCACGCCGCCAACGCCCATCGTCGTCACGAACGCGGCGCCTCCGCCACGGACCACCGCCAGCGAGATTCCCGTGGCGACGCCATCCTCGCACGTCGTCGCCACGGGCGATTCCTTCTACAGCATGGGCAAGAAATACAACGTGCCAATGAAGGACATCGAAAACGCCAACCCCGGTGTCGATCCCAAGAAGCTCAAGCTCGGTCAGAAGATCAACATCCCCGCGCCCGCCGCGAAGGCGCCCCCCGCCGGAACCTCGAACGGCGCCGGCAAGGCCGCCGAGCCCGGCACTTACGTGGTCAAGTCCGGCGACCGGCTCGAGAAAATCGCCAGGGCCAACAACACCACCGTCGCGCGCATCAAGGAGGCGAACAACCTCCCGACCGACACCATCAAGGTCGGCCAGAAGCTCATCATCCCGCAGGGCAACGGCAAGAAATCCAACGGCACACCTGCGCCCGCGCCCGCGCCCGCGCCCGTGCCCGAGGGCGGCGTCATTCCCCCGCCGAAGAGCCCGTAG
- a CDS encoding SIMPL domain-containing protein, whose protein sequence is MTEPRSHLFGVVAGLALAAGLVLSAMIATRAWIKIHETHSIAVTGSARKNIRADLIVWKASFLSEAKSLIEAQTALKADSAKVLAFLQSRGVTDAVFQPIKIEEVRGREFRDTKGNFDERTFSYRLTQPVEIRSTDLDRVMQMDRESASLVGQGVLFTAATPQFIYTKAGETKIEMLGEATKDARARAALIAQQGGSRIGGLQSARMGVFQITPLHSSQTSWEGMNDTTSLEKTVTAVVTATFSLK, encoded by the coding sequence ATGACGGAACCCCGCTCCCATCTCTTCGGTGTCGTCGCCGGTCTTGCCCTCGCCGCGGGGCTCGTCCTCTCGGCGATGATCGCGACGCGCGCCTGGATCAAGATTCACGAGACGCACTCGATCGCGGTTACGGGTTCCGCCCGCAAAAACATCCGCGCCGACCTCATCGTGTGGAAAGCCTCGTTCCTCTCCGAGGCCAAGTCCCTGATCGAGGCGCAGACCGCGTTGAAGGCCGACTCCGCGAAGGTGCTTGCGTTTCTGCAATCGCGAGGCGTCACCGACGCGGTCTTCCAGCCCATCAAGATCGAGGAAGTCCGCGGCCGCGAGTTTCGCGACACCAAGGGTAATTTCGACGAGCGCACCTTCAGCTACCGGTTGACGCAGCCCGTCGAAATCCGTTCCACCGATTTGGACCGGGTGATGCAGATGGACCGAGAGTCCGCGTCACTCGTCGGCCAGGGGGTGCTCTTCACCGCCGCCACGCCGCAATTCATCTACACGAAGGCCGGCGAGACGAAGATCGAAATGCTCGGGGAGGCGACGAAAGACGCCCGCGCCCGCGCCGCGCTCATCGCGCAACAGGGCGGCAGCCGAATCGGCGGCTTGCAATCCGCCAGGATGGGCGTGTTTCAGATCACACCGTTGCATTCCTCGCAGACCAGTTGGGAAGGGATGAACGACACAACCTCGCTCGAAAAAACCGTCACTGCGGTTGTCACAGCGACTTTCTCGCTCAAGTAA
- the murB gene encoding UDP-N-acetylmuramate dehydrogenase, producing the protein MAPTRRRRAHRRADSCRDRPGRRRPATRRPAASRLQRRPGLAPRNTPSHRVMIRLTAQEVNAILHRADPVATVYLVGIGGSGMNGLAHLLLDLGHQVVGSDLVENDEMRQLRARGAKLFVGHNAAQIIAAKPSLVVHSSAIPKDNVELEAALQRQIPIARRAVMLAALFHRQRGICVAGMHGKTTTAGMLAFALDQLKVQPSYAIGAVVPQLGRPAHFVGADQSPVAAGVVAREDAPRRGHGHEVRPERWFVIEADESDGTLCEFHPEHSIVLNVDEEHLDYFSNFEAICGEFQQFAEQTRGKLVFCADDPQLVTLLARRPNAVSVGFNPLAMYRIEPKPPAAPRGKSAAVLTAFELWHEGETLGEFTLHLAGEKNVSNAACVIALLAEMGFRPAEIDEAIGAFKGALRRQQELFSDENFRLFDDYGHHPREVQATLRAMKSLTSGRLLVAFQPHRYSRTRHLLRQFATSFAMADRLWIAEVYAANEPEIPGVNGLAFAEAVRAAGQSAEFVPVLADLPALVRNAMQPGDVALFLGAGDITQAAHLMAGKLRDETPPSHRQTLADLAARLAPGTVVRANETLANRTTLRVGGKADFFVEPASEAELSDVLNFCRERSLPFMLLGRGSNLLIRDGGIRGVVISLGHACFSKVQVQGERLRCGAGARLRSVANEARRHGISGLEFIEGIPGSVGGALRMNAGAMGSWTFDVVESVRFMDYEGQIHIKPVSQLDVAYRSCPMLQTHIALGAVFKGRMAAREDIVKRMTECQQRRWTSQPRNPSAGCIFKNPTPMPAGKLIDELGLKGRHVGGAMVSDVHANFIVTEPGAKAWDVLQLIEVIKQHARESRGIELETEVEIVGEDV; encoded by the coding sequence ATGGCACCAACCCGGCGCCGCCGCGCGCATCGCCGGGCGGATTCTTGCCGCGATCGGCCTGGCCGTCGACGCCCCGCGACCCGCCGCCCCGCAGCGTCCCGGCTGCAGCGGCGACCCGGGCTTGCTCCGCGAAACACTCCTTCACACCGCGTCATGATCCGACTCACCGCCCAGGAAGTGAACGCCATCCTGCACCGGGCCGACCCGGTGGCGACGGTGTATCTCGTCGGCATCGGGGGCAGCGGCATGAACGGCCTCGCGCACCTGTTGCTCGACCTCGGCCACCAGGTCGTGGGCTCGGACCTCGTCGAGAACGACGAGATGCGGCAGTTGCGTGCGCGCGGCGCGAAGCTCTTCGTCGGCCACAACGCCGCGCAGATCATCGCCGCGAAGCCCTCGCTCGTCGTCCATTCCAGCGCGATCCCGAAGGACAACGTGGAACTTGAGGCCGCCTTGCAACGTCAGATCCCCATCGCGCGCCGCGCGGTGATGCTCGCCGCGCTGTTCCACCGGCAGCGCGGCATCTGCGTCGCGGGCATGCACGGCAAGACCACCACGGCCGGCATGCTCGCCTTTGCGCTCGATCAACTCAAGGTCCAGCCCAGCTACGCCATCGGCGCGGTCGTGCCGCAACTCGGCCGGCCCGCGCACTTCGTCGGCGCCGATCAATCGCCCGTCGCCGCCGGCGTGGTCGCGCGCGAGGACGCGCCGCGTCGCGGGCACGGCCACGAAGTCCGGCCCGAGCGGTGGTTTGTGATCGAAGCCGACGAGAGCGACGGCACGCTGTGCGAGTTCCACCCCGAGCACTCGATCGTGCTCAACGTGGACGAGGAGCACCTCGATTATTTCTCGAATTTCGAGGCGATCTGCGGCGAGTTCCAGCAGTTCGCCGAGCAGACGCGCGGCAAGCTCGTGTTCTGCGCCGACGACCCGCAGCTCGTCACGCTGCTCGCGCGCCGGCCCAACGCCGTGTCCGTGGGCTTCAATCCGCTGGCGATGTATCGCATCGAGCCAAAGCCGCCGGCGGCGCCGCGGGGCAAGTCCGCCGCGGTGCTCACGGCATTCGAGCTGTGGCATGAGGGCGAGACCCTCGGCGAATTCACGCTCCATCTTGCCGGCGAGAAAAACGTGTCCAACGCCGCGTGCGTGATCGCGCTGCTGGCCGAGATGGGTTTTCGTCCCGCCGAAATCGACGAGGCCATCGGCGCGTTCAAGGGCGCGCTCCGCCGCCAGCAGGAGTTGTTCAGCGACGAGAACTTCCGGCTGTTTGATGACTACGGTCACCATCCGCGCGAAGTGCAGGCGACGTTGCGCGCGATGAAATCGCTGACGAGCGGACGGCTGCTGGTCGCGTTCCAGCCGCACCGCTACTCCCGCACGCGCCACCTCCTCCGGCAGTTCGCGACGAGCTTCGCGATGGCCGACCGTTTGTGGATCGCGGAGGTTTATGCGGCCAACGAGCCGGAGATCCCCGGCGTGAACGGACTGGCCTTCGCTGAGGCGGTGCGGGCCGCGGGGCAATCCGCCGAGTTCGTGCCCGTGCTCGCCGACCTGCCCGCGCTCGTGCGCAACGCGATGCAACCCGGCGATGTCGCGCTCTTCCTCGGCGCGGGCGACATCACCCAAGCCGCCCATCTTATGGCCGGAAAACTCCGTGACGAGACGCCGCCCTCGCACCGGCAGACCCTCGCCGACCTTGCCGCGCGCCTTGCGCCGGGCACGGTCGTCCGCGCCAACGAAACGCTCGCCAATCGCACCACGCTGCGCGTCGGCGGCAAGGCGGATTTCTTCGTCGAGCCCGCGAGCGAGGCGGAGCTTTCAGACGTCCTGAATTTCTGCCGCGAGCGGTCGCTGCCCTTCATGCTGCTTGGGCGCGGCTCGAACCTGCTCATCCGGGACGGCGGGATTCGCGGCGTTGTGATTTCACTCGGCCACGCGTGTTTCAGCAAAGTGCAGGTGCAGGGCGAGCGGCTGCGCTGCGGCGCGGGGGCGCGGCTTCGGAGCGTGGCGAACGAGGCGAGGCGCCATGGCATCTCGGGGCTCGAATTCATCGAGGGCATCCCGGGCAGCGTCGGCGGCGCGCTCCGCATGAACGCCGGCGCGATGGGCTCCTGGACGTTTGATGTCGTCGAGAGCGTGCGCTTCATGGACTACGAGGGGCAGATTCACATCAAGCCCGTGAGCCAGCTCGACGTGGCGTATCGCTCGTGCCCGATGTTACAGACGCACATTGCGCTCGGCGCCGTCTTCAAGGGCCGCATGGCTGCGCGCGAGGACATCGTGAAACGCATGACCGAGTGCCAGCAGCGCCGGTGGACGTCTCAGCCGCGCAATCCGAGCGCCGGGTGCATCTTCAAGAACCCGACACCGATGCCCGCCGGCAAACTCATCGACGAGCTCGGCCTGAAGGGCCGGCACGTCGGCGGCGCGATGGTCAGCGATGTGCACGCCAACTTCATCGTCACCGAGCCCGGCGCAAAGGCGTGGGATGTTTTGCAATTGATCGAAGTCATCAAGCAGCACGCCCGCGAGTCGCGTGGGATTGAGTTGGAGACCGAGGTGGAGATCGTGGGCGAGGATGTGTGA
- the ftsW gene encoding putative lipid II flippase FtsW encodes MKAIPTLVISTCGLLVLGLVMLYSSRMADKGAHFMLLQMAWAGVGIFACVIAGATDYQRLRRWSWVFLAIAVIMLVLVLFPNIGRKIGGARRWFSFGPVNFQPSEFAKLALIIGVAAYCDWQRRHMGEFWRGIAWPSALIGCVLLLIFIEPDRGTTILMGAVTGTMLIVAGVKLRMVIPPLLLAAGGIAWSIYHDPVRMARVESWLKLIQLDPDVRITDADWQVWQGLLAFVAGGVDGVGLGEGRQKLGFIPEHHTDFILPVIGEELGLVVTLGVVLAFIALFCSGVWIAWRARDTFGQLLACGVTFLIGFQAFINIAVVTSILPNKGLPLPFISYGGSNLLMTLTALGVLISVARQIESPLPLVQPTPSRALPLTTT; translated from the coding sequence TTGAAAGCCATCCCGACCCTCGTCATCAGCACCTGCGGACTGCTCGTCCTCGGGCTTGTGATGCTCTACAGCTCGCGAATGGCGGACAAAGGTGCGCACTTCATGCTGCTTCAGATGGCGTGGGCGGGCGTTGGAATCTTCGCGTGCGTCATCGCCGGTGCGACCGATTACCAGCGGCTCCGCAGGTGGAGTTGGGTGTTCCTCGCCATCGCCGTCATCATGCTCGTGCTCGTGCTCTTCCCAAACATCGGCAGGAAAATCGGCGGCGCGCGGCGCTGGTTCAGCTTTGGCCCGGTGAACTTCCAGCCGTCCGAGTTCGCCAAGCTCGCGCTCATCATCGGGGTCGCCGCGTATTGTGACTGGCAACGCCGGCACATGGGCGAGTTCTGGCGCGGCATCGCCTGGCCTTCGGCCCTCATCGGCTGCGTGCTCCTCCTCATCTTCATCGAGCCGGACCGCGGCACGACGATCCTCATGGGCGCGGTCACAGGCACGATGCTCATCGTCGCGGGCGTGAAGCTGCGGATGGTCATCCCGCCGCTCCTGCTCGCCGCGGGCGGGATCGCGTGGTCCATCTACCACGACCCGGTGCGCATGGCCCGCGTGGAGAGCTGGCTCAAGCTGATCCAACTCGACCCCGACGTGCGCATCACCGACGCGGACTGGCAGGTGTGGCAGGGCTTGCTCGCGTTCGTCGCTGGCGGCGTCGATGGCGTCGGGCTCGGCGAGGGCCGGCAGAAGCTCGGCTTCATCCCGGAGCATCACACCGACTTCATCCTGCCCGTCATCGGCGAGGAACTCGGTCTGGTCGTCACGCTCGGGGTGGTCCTCGCGTTCATCGCGCTTTTTTGCAGTGGTGTCTGGATCGCGTGGCGGGCGCGCGACACGTTCGGCCAGTTGCTCGCGTGCGGCGTCACGTTCCTCATCGGCTTCCAGGCGTTCATCAACATCGCCGTCGTCACGAGCATCCTTCCGAACAAGGGGCTGCCGCTCCCGTTCATCAGCTACGGCGGCTCGAACCTCCTCATGACCCTCACCGCGCTCGGTGTGCTGATCAGTGTCGCGCGGCAAATCGAGTCGCCACTCCCGCTGGTGCAGCCCACGCCCAGCCGCGCCTTGCCACTGACCACCACCTAG